In the genome of Candidatus Angelobacter sp., the window CTGGGCGCCCTTTATGGAACAATTTTCAGCATTCCAATCGTTTACATTTATGGCGAGCGAGGAGTCGTGCCGTCCCTCGTGTGCGTCGCCGCAATGGGTATCGCAACGTCGTGGTGGTACGCTCGTAAAATCAAAGTCGAGCGGATTGCCCGGAGCGTGCGGGAGGACGCCCACGAAGTGTCCGCCCTTTTGAAACTTGGAGTGGTCTTTATGGCGAGCGGGCTGATGACGATGGGCATGGCCTATCTGGCCCGCACGATCATACTCCGAAAGGTTGGTGTCGAGGCGGCGGGTTTTTATCAGGCTGCGTGGGCGTTGAGCGGCATCTATGTGGGGTTCATCCTGCAAGCGATGGGTGCGGATTTCTATCCGCGCCTCACAGCGGCTGCCAGCGACAACGTTCAATGCAACCGCCTTGTGAACGAACAAGCGGAAGTGAGCCTTTTGATGGCAGGGCCCGGCGTTCTGGCGACCCTCTCGTTTGCGCCGCTGGTCATCCAGCTTTTCTACTCGGCAAAATTCCAACCCGCCGTGGAGATCCTTCGTTGGAATTGTCTGGGAATGCTTCTACAAGTTGTCTCATGGCCGATGGGGTTTATCGTCCTGGCGAAGGGCGCACGGAACATCTTTTTCTGGGCTGAACTTGCCAGCAGCGTGGCTTATATCGTCATGGTTTGGGGAGGTGTTTTGCGGTTTGGTTTGCCGGGCGCGGGTATGGCGTTCTTTGGCTTATATGCGATCCACTGGGTCGGGATCTACATGATTGTCAGTCGGCTGAGCGGATTCCGCTGGTCAGCGTCGAATCGGCGGCTGGCATCGGTATTTTTGCCCCTGGTGGCCGGACTCTTTGCAGGCTGGTACTTTCTGCCTCGCGTTGCGACCGTCGCTTTGGGAGGGGCCGCCACACTGCTCAGCGGGATTTATTCGATCAAGAGAGTTTGCGAGTTGGTGCCTCTGGGCAGACTCCCGAGACCTGTTCGGAGCCTGTTGCGACTCTTGAAATTGACTCCGCCGGACATGATCGCATGACAACAGAACGGTGGCGACCGAACATTCTAACAGCGGCAGTATCTCGCTTGTTTGAGTCCGAATGAATTTTTTGCTCATCTACCCCAGTCCCGGGGTTTTGGGAGGAATTGAAACTCTAATCGCCCGATTGTCGCGGTGGCTGATCGGGAACGGGCATCGAGTGACCTTGCTCGCCGAAAAAGGCGGACAGTGGACAACGATTCTTCCAGAAGAGGTGCGCTGCGTCGTTCTCGAGAGGCGATTCCGCGAGCTTCACTACTATTTTCATGCGAAACGGGTATTGAAAGATTTCATCATCGGTCCACCTGACGTGATAAAGAGTTTCGATATTCCATCCTCGTGGATCGCGTGCCAG includes:
- a CDS encoding O-antigen translocase, producing the protein MTDPEKKSYGQILKSSALIGSSSMLNIGLGIVRTKAMAVLLGPAGVGLLGLYGSIADLTRSIAGIGINSSGVRQIAEAVGSGDTLRIARTVTALRRVALCTGALGSLLLCVFSKPVSRLTFGDTEHAGSVALLAAAVFFGDISAAQGALVQGMRRVADLARMSVLGALYGTIFSIPIVYIYGERGVVPSLVCVAAMGIATSWWYARKIKVERIARSVREDAHEVSALLKLGVVFMASGLMTMGMAYLARTIILRKVGVEAAGFYQAAWALSGIYVGFILQAMGADFYPRLTAAASDNVQCNRLVNEQAEVSLLMAGPGVLATLSFAPLVIQLFYSAKFQPAVEILRWNCLGMLLQVVSWPMGFIVLAKGARNIFFWAELASSVAYIVMVWGGVLRFGLPGAGMAFFGLYAIHWVGIYMIVSRLSGFRWSASNRRLASVFLPLVAGLFAGWYFLPRVATVALGGAATLLSGIYSIKRVCELVPLGRLPRPVRSLLRLLKLTPPDMIA